A section of the Candidatus Goldiibacteriota bacterium genome encodes:
- a CDS encoding patatin-like phospholipase family protein produces the protein MKKEFRILALDGGGLLGIYTAAVLARLEQHYGKKAADHFDLIAVTSAGAISGAALSVGVSGVKLVQFFREKGPGIFHYNVEGSLTDFFRKIKQVLFTSKHSNAELLKAYREIYGEKTFAEAGNYMCISSFNVTKGVTRVFKTPHHRNLEENRGIKLWQAVACSSAAPTFLPEYFPCFAGEENCGYVDGGSWANNPAMMGLTEAYKYFVGKKRKFKNVKIVSIASFAEELKRKKQLKSVRDWSFGMDFMGLFMTAQSASVDYMMGNMLKNVKRGYLRIEPVVTEEMAKIYTADNTSREVLDKMVEAGNNSAAEALSGGESKKMLDEIFKTKKATNPRF, from the coding sequence ATGAAAAAGGAATTCAGAATACTGGCATTAGACGGCGGGGGTTTGCTTGGAATATATACTGCTGCCGTGCTTGCAAGGCTGGAACAGCACTACGGAAAAAAAGCCGCGGACCATTTTGACCTGATTGCCGTTACTTCTGCCGGGGCAATTTCCGGCGCCGCGCTTTCTGTGGGCGTCAGCGGCGTGAAACTGGTGCAGTTCTTCAGGGAAAAAGGGCCGGGAATATTCCATTATAACGTGGAGGGCAGTTTAACTGATTTCTTCAGAAAGATAAAACAGGTGCTGTTCACAAGCAAACATTCCAATGCGGAGCTTTTAAAGGCGTACAGGGAAATATATGGGGAAAAGACTTTTGCTGAAGCTGGTAATTATATGTGTATCTCCTCGTTTAACGTTACAAAAGGAGTGACAAGGGTGTTTAAAACCCCGCACCACCGGAACCTTGAAGAAAACCGCGGAATTAAACTGTGGCAGGCTGTGGCGTGTTCTTCTGCCGCGCCTACTTTTCTGCCGGAATATTTTCCGTGTTTTGCCGGTGAGGAAAACTGCGGCTATGTGGACGGCGGGTCGTGGGCAAATAATCCGGCTATGATGGGGCTTACAGAAGCTTATAAATATTTTGTCGGCAAAAAGAGAAAGTTTAAAAACGTGAAAATAGTATCCATAGCAAGTTTTGCCGAAGAGCTGAAAAGAAAGAAACAATTAAAATCAGTACGCGACTGGAGCTTTGGAATGGACTTTATGGGGCTTTTTATGACCGCGCAGTCCGCGTCTGTTGATTATATGATGGGGAATATGCTTAAAAATGTGAAGAGGGGCTATTTAAGAATAGAACCCGTGGTCACTGAAGAAATGGCAAAGATTTATACGGCTGATAATACATCGCGGGAAGTCCTTGATAAAATGGTGGAAGCCGGAAATAATTCCGCCGCAGAAGCGCTTTCAGGCGGAGAGTCAAAAAAGATGTTAGACGAAATATTTAAAACAAAAAAGGCTACAAATCCAAGGTTTTGA
- the eno gene encoding phosphopyruvate hydratase → MSCIERIHARQVIDSRGNPTVEADVILSDGTMGRAAVPSGASTGTKEAVELRDGDKKKWGGKSVLKAVDNVNEKIAKELKGMSVSDQAGLDKKMIEIDGTPTKAKLGANAILAVSMAAAKAAAQLHGLPLYRYLGGFNAKQLPVPMANVINGGAHADSNVDIQEFMIMPVGAPSFSEAMRWGAETFHALKSVIKARGYNTAVGDEGGFAPSCKSNEEPLQLLVEAIEKAGYKPGVDISIAMDPAASEFYDEAKKRYIFKKSTKEELTSEQMVDFWMNLISKYPIISIEDGMSEHDWAGHKLFTDKAGKKIQLVGDDLFVTNPAILKKGIEADTCNSILIKVNQIGTLTETFDAIEMAKRAGYTAVVSHRSGETEDATIADIAVATNAGQIKTGSFSRTDRIAKYNQLLRIEEELGDLAQYNGRANFYNLR, encoded by the coding sequence ATGAGCTGCATAGAACGGATACATGCAAGACAGGTAATAGATTCACGCGGTAATCCTACAGTTGAAGCGGATGTAATTCTTAGCGACGGCACAATGGGAAGGGCTGCAGTGCCTTCAGGCGCGTCCACAGGAACAAAAGAAGCTGTTGAACTCCGTGACGGCGACAAGAAAAAATGGGGCGGCAAGAGCGTATTAAAAGCCGTTGACAATGTTAATGAAAAAATAGCAAAAGAATTAAAGGGAATGAGCGTTTCTGACCAGGCCGGGCTTGATAAAAAGATGATAGAAATTGACGGTACGCCTACAAAGGCAAAACTTGGTGCCAACGCGATTCTTGCGGTTTCAATGGCTGCGGCAAAAGCGGCGGCACAGCTTCATGGTCTTCCGTTATACCGTTACCTTGGCGGATTCAATGCTAAACAGCTTCCGGTTCCTATGGCAAACGTAATAAACGGCGGAGCACACGCTGACAGCAATGTGGACATTCAGGAATTTATGATAATGCCTGTCGGCGCGCCGTCATTCAGCGAAGCCATGAGATGGGGAGCGGAAACTTTTCACGCTTTAAAGTCAGTTATAAAAGCAAGGGGATATAACACGGCGGTCGGCGATGAAGGCGGATTCGCGCCAAGCTGCAAATCAAACGAAGAACCGCTTCAGCTTCTTGTTGAAGCAATTGAAAAAGCCGGATACAAACCGGGTGTTGATATTTCAATAGCAATGGATCCTGCAGCGTCTGAATTTTATGATGAGGCTAAAAAAAGGTATATCTTCAAAAAATCCACAAAAGAAGAATTAACATCAGAACAGATGGTGGATTTCTGGATGAACCTTATCAGCAAATACCCGATTATATCAATTGAAGACGGAATGTCAGAACACGACTGGGCAGGACATAAGCTGTTTACGGATAAAGCGGGAAAGAAAATTCAGCTTGTAGGGGACGATTTATTTGTAACAAATCCGGCTATTCTGAAAAAGGGAATAGAAGCAGATACCTGCAATTCCATCCTTATCAAGGTAAATCAGATAGGCACGCTTACAGAGACGTTTGACGCGATTGAAATGGCAAAACGCGCGGGTTACACGGCTGTTGTATCACACCGTTCCGGTGAAACAGAAGACGCGACAATCGCGGACATTGCTGTCGCGACTAACGCGGGACAGATAAAGACCGGTTCGTTCTCCAGAACCGACCGTATCGCAAAGTACAACCAGCTGTTAAGGATAGAAGAAGAGCTGGGTGATTTAGCACAGTACAACGGCAGGGCAAATTTCTATAATTTAAGGTAG
- a CDS encoding substrate-binding domain-containing protein yields MAETKNIAVVVPSLRNMYTVQMLWAIQARAYDSDYDLLVYTVKAADKKGGIDYVYKKIADEKKAHAAIIMAYNLNDEHKALMEKAGVVPVVVEGKSNNTYKVSSDSEKGGYEVGKYMAQCGYTNIGFISGNKETADSQRERLEGFKKGLKEKGIELPEHMQFQVEEYNYKSGKEAFRYMFMNEARAVFVAAGDYVAQGFINEARKNGITVPERIAVIGYDDVEASGEQELTTVRQPIDEMGKQAFEMAVRGINEPWTQPFEKIMRTELVVRKTA; encoded by the coding sequence ATGGCTGAAACAAAAAATATAGCGGTAGTGGTTCCAAGCCTTCGCAATATGTACACGGTGCAGATGCTTTGGGCTATACAGGCAAGGGCTTATGATTCCGATTATGACCTGCTTGTTTATACCGTTAAGGCGGCGGACAAAAAAGGCGGGATAGATTACGTTTATAAGAAAATAGCGGATGAAAAAAAGGCACATGCCGCGATAATAATGGCTTATAACCTTAATGATGAACATAAAGCACTTATGGAAAAAGCCGGGGTTGTACCTGTGGTGGTGGAAGGAAAAAGCAATAATACATACAAGGTTTCTTCTGACAGTGAAAAAGGCGGTTATGAAGTCGGAAAATATATGGCACAGTGCGGTTACACTAACATAGGTTTTATTTCCGGAAATAAAGAAACTGCAGATTCTCAGAGAGAAAGGCTTGAAGGGTTTAAAAAGGGTTTAAAGGAGAAAGGTATTGAACTTCCGGAACATATGCAGTTTCAGGTTGAAGAGTATAATTATAAATCCGGAAAAGAGGCTTTTCGGTATATGTTTATGAATGAAGCGCGCGCGGTATTTGTGGCCGCGGGCGATTATGTGGCACAGGGTTTTATAAACGAAGCCAGAAAAAACGGCATAACCGTACCGGAACGTATCGCGGTAATAGGATATGACGATGTGGAAGCGTCAGGAGAACAGGAACTTACAACCGTGCGGCAGCCCATTGATGAAATGGGTAAGCAGGCGTTTGAAATGGCGGTAAGGGGCATTAATGAACCCTGGACCCAGCCTTTTGAAAAGATTATGAGAACAGAGCTTGTGGTAAGGAAGACGGCATAA
- a CDS encoding DNA alkylation repair protein, whose amino-acid sequence MNNGEPMNAENLVNTVKNRLNKRADKKYREVHEKSIMVNAKKIIGARLPVINALAAEIYQKIKNTDIDGIFKLSDALISSGIYDVRKTGIEVIWKAKKRFEKRHFGYVGRWVKEELEDWGDCDSLGTHVAAEFLFKFPELLPKILKWADSKNFIVRRAACVTFIVPGKKGMYLKEIFGLSSKLMNDPHGLVLKGYGWALKEASKKHQKEVFNFVYVNRRAMPRTALRYAIEKMPEKLRKMAMGK is encoded by the coding sequence ATGAATAATGGAGAGCCGATGAACGCTGAAAATCTTGTAAACACCGTCAAAAACCGCCTTAACAAACGCGCGGATAAGAAATACAGGGAAGTTCATGAAAAATCAATTATGGTTAATGCCAAAAAAATCATCGGCGCAAGGCTGCCTGTAATAAACGCGCTTGCCGCGGAGATTTACCAAAAAATAAAAAATACGGATATAGATGGAATTTTTAAGCTGTCGGACGCGCTTATTTCCTCGGGTATTTACGATGTAAGAAAAACAGGGATTGAAGTTATATGGAAGGCGAAAAAAAGATTCGAAAAAAGACATTTTGGATATGTTGGCAGGTGGGTTAAGGAGGAATTGGAAGACTGGGGCGACTGCGATTCTCTTGGCACGCACGTTGCCGCGGAATTTCTGTTTAAGTTTCCGGAGCTTCTGCCGAAAATCTTAAAATGGGCAGACAGTAAAAATTTTATAGTAAGGCGCGCCGCATGCGTTACGTTTATAGTGCCCGGTAAAAAGGGAATGTATTTAAAGGAGATATTCGGGCTTTCCTCAAAGCTGATGAATGACCCGCACGGCCTTGTGTTAAAGGGCTATGGCTGGGCGTTAAAGGAAGCGTCAAAGAAACACCAAAAGGAAGTTTTTAATTTTGTGTACGTTAACCGGCGCGCAATGCCAAGGACGGCGCTAAGGTACGCGATAGAAAAAATGCCGGAAAAATTAAGAAAAATGGCTATGGGGAAATAA
- a CDS encoding PD40 domain-containing protein, whose product IGMRTGTLTAGKTAWFDDFYFPGSVVSTPTFTHTPTDTSTSTATDTLTSTPTDTSTSTATDTSTSTATDTSTSTATDTSTSTPTDTSTNTPTDTSTNTPTDTYTQTHTYTNSATPTSTQNISLTGKILFSTDRDGNWEIYSRDLETGVETNLTNSPANELNPSVSPDGLYAVFYGDADGDNEIYQINLATLQVIKLTDNTASDYDPSYSPDGSKIVFKSNRDDGYGDIFIMSSDGTGQLNLTPLMNTTEEWDPCFTRDGSRIVFVSRLGAAADSDEIYIMESDGQAITRLTDNTVPDWYPSCSPAEDKILFISKEPADLDDGIYTMNYSGTSRLALLQSAGDDNDPAYYDDGQKVIYINNSGGDYDIYIADSDGSNAALIGGSSFDELCPVWVNTAVLTFTPTATETDTHTYTYTQTSTSTHTPTYTHTNTNTVQDTFTSTHTHTNTDTVQNTFTPTYSQTGTSTPVNTFTFTYSQTKTNTPQDTFTQTPSDTYTMTHTATYTNTPSFTHTPTPVSAALPVAGEEVYIYPNPFIPGNHTGINGAYSAKYRHDKVRFLLYTVSFRLIKEFEYKVDNQAGINTVSIPAKKLAGLSNGAYYYVLTAEGEKGIQRFKAGRIIVLK is encoded by the coding sequence AATAGGAATGCGGACAGGAACACTTACCGCGGGCAAAACAGCGTGGTTTGATGATTTTTACTTCCCGGGAAGCGTTGTATCAACGCCCACTTTCACGCATACCCCGACAGACACTTCAACAAGCACCGCGACAGACACTTTAACAAGCACCCCGACAGATACTTCAACAAGCACCGCGACAGACACTTCAACAAGTACCGCGACAGACACTTCAACAAGTACCGCGACAGACACTTCAACAAGCACCCCGACAGACACTTCAACAAACACCCCGACAGACACTTCAACAAACACCCCGACAGACACATACACGCAAACTCACACTTATACAAACTCGGCAACGCCCACGTCAACGCAGAATATATCGTTAACAGGTAAAATATTATTTTCCACAGACAGGGACGGAAACTGGGAAATATATTCGCGTGACCTTGAAACAGGGGTTGAAACAAACCTTACAAACAGCCCGGCAAATGAATTAAACCCGTCTGTATCACCGGACGGTTTGTACGCGGTCTTTTACGGCGACGCGGACGGAGATAATGAAATATATCAGATTAATCTTGCGACGCTGCAGGTAATAAAGCTTACAGACAATACAGCAAGTGATTATGACCCTTCGTATTCGCCGGACGGTTCCAAAATTGTTTTTAAATCAAACCGCGATGACGGGTATGGCGATATTTTTATTATGTCATCTGACGGTACGGGGCAGCTTAACCTTACACCTTTGATGAACACAACCGAAGAGTGGGACCCTTGTTTTACGCGTGACGGAAGCCGCATTGTATTTGTTTCAAGGCTTGGCGCCGCAGCTGACAGCGATGAAATCTATATAATGGAATCAGACGGCCAGGCAATTACAAGGCTTACTGATAACACGGTGCCGGACTGGTATCCTTCGTGCAGCCCTGCTGAAGATAAGATACTTTTTATTTCAAAAGAACCTGCTGACTTGGATGATGGTATTTACACAATGAATTATTCGGGCACGTCAAGGCTGGCGCTGCTGCAGTCAGCGGGGGACGATAATGATCCGGCATATTATGATGACGGGCAGAAGGTTATTTATATAAATAATTCCGGCGGAGATTATGATATTTATATTGCGGATTCAGACGGCTCAAATGCGGCTTTGATTGGCGGTTCTTCTTTTGATGAACTCTGCCCGGTTTGGGTTAATACCGCTGTCTTAACTTTCACGCCCACGGCAACTGAAACGGACACACATACGTACACTTATACGCAGACTTCCACTTCAACCCATACCCCCACATACACGCATACAAACACAAATACCGTTCAGGACACGTTTACATCAACACACACGCACACCAATACAGACACCGTTCAAAACACATTTACCCCGACTTATTCACAGACCGGGACAAGTACTCCCGTAAATACTTTCACCTTCACATATTCGCAGACAAAGACAAACACCCCTCAGGATACTTTTACACAGACGCCGTCAGATACTTACACGATGACACATACCGCAACTTACACAAATACCCCTTCTTTCACGCACACTCCCACGCCTGTAAGCGCGGCGCTGCCGGTGGCCGGGGAAGAAGTTTATATATATCCAAATCCGTTTATACCGGGAAATCACACCGGTATAAATGGCGCTTATAGCGCCAAATACAGGCATGATAAAGTGCGTTTTCTTTTATACACTGTTTCTTTCAGGCTGATAAAAGAATTTGAATATAAAGTGGATAATCAGGCGGGAATAAATACAGTCAGTATTCCGGCAAAAAAACTTGCCGGGCTCAGTAACGGGGCTTATTATTATGTATTAACTGCAGAAGGGGAAAAAGGAATACAAAGGTTTAAAGCGGGCAGGATTATAGTGCTTAAATAA